The following DNA comes from Anopheles arabiensis isolate DONGOLA chromosome 3, AaraD3, whole genome shotgun sequence.
TCAGAATAGctcggaggaggagttggAGGTGATCAATGGAGGTGGCGGGTCCGGGGGCTGCGATCTCGTCGAGGTGGGCAGCGTGAGCGGTGTGCCGAGCCGGTTGAGCGGACTGCCCATTCTGAGTAACCCTCACACGGACGAGGAGActgaggaggaggaagaggaggaagaagaggaagaagatgaTGTGACCGAAGGTATCGTGGACgaggtcgaggaggaggatTACGTGGCGACACCTGGAGCAGCACCGGTGggaacaacggcagcagcgacaATCAGCGAAAGTACGGCGGGCCAGTGCGGTGGCCCCGGCGCCATGGATACGAGCGGCAGTATTGTGCGGGGCCGGGAGTTCATGGTGATCGGGCCGTGCGGCGCTGACGAGGACGACGGTGAGGCGGAGCCGCTGGACGATTTTGCCGAGGAGCTGTCGAGTCTGACGGCGATCCCCCAGacgacggtggcggcggcgacgaCAGTGGTGCCGCTTGCATCGGCACCGTTAGCGACCAAACTGATCTCATCGGCGGCGACCGCCGGCAAGCGGTTGGGAAGTGTGAGCAGCTTGCTGGAGAAGCGCAAACGTTCCCTGGCGCACAATTCGGATGATGAGGTAAGATGTTCGCAGTGATAAAAGGAGTgttgggtaaagttggcaaaagtCCTGGTTCGACTCCGAGAATTAGGCAACCGACTCTGGAAAGTAGGTTCGTCCAGCATTATCCAGAGGCGTATGAAATGGTCTGGTTCCGTTctgagtcatccggagtcgttcggagtcatcctgagtcgttcagagttatccggagtcatccggagtcgtcctaAGAcgaagtcatccgaagtcgtccggagtcatccggagtcgtcgagagtcatctggagtcatccggagtcgtccggagtcgtcctaAGACGAAGTCATCccaagtcatccggagtcatacggagtcgtccggagtcatccttagtcatccggagtcatccagagtcgtcctaagacgaagtcatccggagtcgttcagcgTCGTCCGAAGTTGTTcgaagtcgtctgaagtcattcggagttgtCTGGGGTCggccggagtcgcccggagtttTCCGGAGTTGGAGAAGCTAGTGGTTCTGATTTTACCGGAGACGAAATCGGACTATAAATAGTAGTAAAATTGGATGGAATTGGAAGCACACCACTAAAAAGAAGCTTCAACTGGCTCTAACCGTGTTCTTCTTGTATTTCAGGTACGCTATCTGCTggaacagcaacaaccaccgaaccagcagcagcagcagcaactaccgacccatcatcatcatcatccactcGCGCATCAATATCATCATACGTtgcgccaccatcaccaccaccaccaccacctgcagcaccaacagcagcaggaggagcTCCAGCCGGAGGAGGCGGCGCCCCTGTCGGCGCCGGTCAACTTCCGCACATCGCCACCACTAGAAGCTTTAAAACCACACCGTGGCCATATACTGCAGCGCTCGACGACCCCGCTAGTGCTGGGCGAGGGGTGCGGTGCGGCCGGTGTTGCTCCGACCGCACCGAGCGGGCTTCGGCCCTCGTCCGGGTCGTCGCTGTCGTCGCTCGGCGGTGGCACCACCGGCATTAGCGGTTTCTACGGCACCGGTAGCAACAGTAGCTGCAGCGGTAGCAACACTAGTACGACCGTAGGAAgttgtgttggtggtggtggtggtgccggtggCCTTCGTTTCGGCCTCGGCCGACGCCCCATTGGCTGTGATAGTCCATTGACTGCGGTGTGCCATCGCAACAGCACCAATCCGCCACCACACCACGGCGGTGGCACCGGCAGCCTTGGATCCGGGCTTAGTACAACAACCACTCgaacgtcatcatcatcatcatcggggGCGGCGGCGTCCCTGTCGTCGGCACCGGCTTCGCTAGTACGGCTTGGGGCGGGCAGCAGCCCGGAACcggccggcggcggcggcagtatcaccaccaccacccccctaGTAACTAGTATGGACGTGAGCCGGTCCGTTAGTCCACCGGCGAAGATGTTCCACTGTGCCGTGTCGCCGCGCCGGCGGCAGCcccgccaccagcagcagcggctgcaGCGTCCCCACAGGCCCTGCCTAGACTTTGACAAGATGCAACAGGTACGGATTGGAACGTTTGGTCCGAACAAAGCCCTTTTTACTAACGGatgtttctccctttttttagCTCAAGGCACGCTCCGTCACCACCTGGCGGCACAGCAACGAGCACTCGGGCGAGCTGTCCGTCTTctgctggtgatgatgagTGAAGGACAGTCTCCGCCGGGCGTGGCCGTCAGCCGCCAGCGTTGCCGCCGCCATCATCCTGATGGCGGTGGACTGTCTGTGCCGTGGGCTGTCCGTGCCACCAGCAGGAGGAGTTGTCATGCGGAAAGCGGAACAACACGAGCGCGTGTTTGCATCGAACCGACCCGACGTGGGGTCGGCGATGGTTTTATTACTGGAGGAGGACGGGCGGCGCTGTCCAATCctggctgtggctgtggtgtGTTTCCTGTAGTTTCTGGCCGCCTTTAGCGACGGCAGCGAGTGACACGATGACGACGAGTTTGCGGCACCCGCGAAGCGGCAGAATCAGGTCGCTGCCTGTAGGGGGGCTTTTATTTGTTAGTGAGCGTGATAGTACAAGCGTttctttgtttcaattttgtaCTCGGAAAGgagtagcaaaaaaaggattcgCTCCGTTGATTTGTCCCCTTGGCTGCGTGCGGCTCAAACAGTTTTAGATATTAGTTTAGAAGGAGCAGGCCCCAAACACGGCCGGGCAAACCGTGTTCTTCTTCGACGAAtcgtctcacacacacacacacacagcgtgcgacatgtgtttgtgtgtgtgtgtataagtgCACATTAAGGGatactgtgtttgtgtgtgtgttttgtttgtttgttttttaaaactatCTTTACACTTAATGACATTTTCAAAGcaattttgtgattttaatCGTTAGCAATATCGTGTATTAAGTTTGATCGTTTGATAGATGTACTTTCCAATTTCCTCTCAGTTTGGACGTAGGTCTGTGCGCCGCTATGAACCCTTGTTTTCCGTTCTTCCTTTTCTGCAACAGTTGTGCGGGAAGCATCGTAAGGAACTAGCGTTActactgtgtgtgcgtgtttgttttgttttatttttggaaaagtcAATCTGGAAACAAACTGGATCCAATCAAACCAGTGTACCAGTAAGGAGATTAGGACGATAGACacagtgaaagagagagagagagagagagagcgagctaGTTCTTCTCAGGGACATACACATacgaaacacgcacacacacacgcacgctaaTAAATGGCGGAAGGGTATGCAATTGGGCAGGACAGAGGAGCGGGCGTTTGGGAAGTGTTAGAATTGGCAGCTGGCGCTAGGTGAATAGTACCGAACGCTACCAAAGAACGGGCGCCGCGCAAGCAATCCTGGCGCGGGAGGATGGGCGAGTGAAAGAGCACCTGCTtgaagcaagcaaaacaaacatagtGCAACATAGGACAATagggcaaaacaaacaaacaaaaatcatcatcCGGAGGCACACGCAACAGCGCGCAGTAGTAGCGCTGGATAATGCGCTAAGCGTTGCAGCTCCATTTTTAACCGTTTTCCTTCCGCTGGTTGGGGGAAAAAGCACATGCTAGTGTAAACATCGATCAGACACGACAGGGGTAGGAGCAGCCATTCAATTAACCACATAAAACATCCATTTAcaaacacaatacacacaaagaagtaaaaaacaaTACCTGCCATGGTCCATGTTCGCGTGCGcgtaataataacaaaacccCAAACATACAACAAATCCCAAACGTACTCCAACGTACGCTAGTAGAACATCAATCAATAGAAAAATATAGagaaacacaacacagcaagaagaaaagaaaacagaacaaaccCCAGCGTTAGCCGTCTCAGGTGGTAAGGCGGGCGGATCGGCACCTTTaggcaaaacaaaccacttacaaaacaaaaatgtgttcGCCGATTCGACCCAAGCCCCGGACCACATTGGGGACGGCAAAACTAGAGAAACTAATAGCTAAAACCAACCTACACTCTCGCCATCGCGCCACGTTGCCGTACGTACCGTGGGATCGTCACCATCAACCATCAACCATCTTCATGATCGTGTGCTGCagcaaccagcagcaacacgtTGTTGTAAATCTGTGTGCATGTATAAAGAAGTATATTAAAATTCTACAAACAGACACTCATTTATTGAAAACGGCGTTACAATAATCCATCTGGTAAAAAACTGggggaaataaaacataacacaAGCCATAATACTGCCGCTAAATGTGCGAAATCACGACCCCGACATCACCGGTTAACTCCGTTCGTTCGTACCCGTTTGTGTGGTCATCGTGCCGAATAAACAGTGTTCCTTTGTACACAACTGCGAGAcgaaaaggcaaaaaacaaTTCCACAACACACCGTACACCAGGACGGTTCTTTGTGTGAGCGGAAAAACGGCTCCACGCGTCCAATTAACCTACAGTTATTGTTATGTTCTATTTCGATTGtggttcctgttttttttttcttgtacacGAGAGAAGGACATAGACATTGTGCAAAGAAAAGAGGAAGGATGCTCGTTTAACATCAACTACTGCCATCCCCCTCTCCGGCCGCAGGTTCGCTAGAAGCAAAACAGTAAAGATCGTCGTCGCCCGGCGAGAAAGTGCATTTTAAGGTACTAATCTTAGTCGGAAAGGGCAGGCAAGCATCTCATTTGAAAAGAGGATTCCAATTTGGAAagatttgaaaagaaaaacacggaaaaagggaaacgatACTAAGCAGACCCAGTTAGAACCAGCGACAAAACGAAAGCAGAGGGAATAAGAAGGATATCAAACTAGCATTTTACAATTAACTAGTacgcaaaacaataacaaaacatacGAACACAAAACCATTGTAGaagtacattttttttttctaccgaaacgcgcaacaatTAGCATGCAAATACGAAACTTAGATACAGCaaagataaattaaaaaaagcgcACCCAACATTGGCAGTAAGGAAGAAGCAACCAATCCTCCCAATTGGAAAAggagaacaaacacacacacaaaaaacgatgaGAAATGGAGACTTGTTTGGAATTCGGTGAAACTAGCAGCGAGCGTAGCGAgctttatgttttgttgtatcgTACGCCTACATATATAAATAGTGACAAATTAATTAAGGTAACGTGTTTAAACCATTATTCAACCATTTAAGAAATGAGGATGATGAATAGTAGCGCGCAACACGTGATGTGTGGTGGGCAGTGTGCCAATAATGGAATAGGGGGCCTGGAGCATGATATTGTGGCTCTGTCtgtagtgtgtgagtgtggtgtGTCATTAGTAGTGTTTAAAATGATGGCTTAAACAGGGATAGGAAAGGAACGAATCGTTTAAAAAGCTTTCATTAATTGTCACTTCCTCTCATTACTTTGTAATGCTGTTGTTTgagctgtttttttactttattaatGTTTATTGAAACGAGGAAACTTATGACCGTAAAGAAGGCTTATTTTTCCACCCATAAGTCACGTGATTCtgaacatgtgtgtgtgtttgatgggcCAATCTTTACATCGATGTGGCTGGGAAGTATTCGATTTAGCATGCCGATTTAATCCCCGATTTGGGTGGGGctggacaaacacacacagtgcgtAGCGATGGACAGGACAGGTTTTACAAATTTGTATCATACGCTAAGCTAAACtaacaaattaagaaaataaatttagaTAAAATCGACCCGGCTCGATTGTTTGTGCAAACAGGTAGGGCAGttttggagagagagagagagagagagagagagagagagcgagagagagagagagagagagagagagcgaaaaacgAGCCTACCAAACAGGTGTGTTTTAAGGAGCATTCTTGTGGTGAAGGGATACaaacagaagaagaggaacaaaaaacaaaaaaaaccattgactgtgcaaacacacatacacaacacatTTTCTCATCCTTCTCACACTTTTGAGAGGGACAAACGATAGAACAAACGACTTTTCTTCTACAGCGCGAAACAAACTCCCCCGCGACACTAACTAGCATCATCCAGGCAACAAACCGACAAAGCAAACAGAAATTGGGGTGCACATCATTACACGAAGGTTAATTAAACACTAAGATTGTAAGTTAAGTAGCTgaacaaaacaattaattgCTGAAGCCCCAGGGAGAGTGGAGAGTTCCGACTGTTGTTCTCGGTGGGGGACTGTGTTTGTGAACATATTAATCAAATCGAATAATGGGCAGAACGGTGATGAAAGACTCTCTGCACCACAatcgcacacatacagacacacacacagacatagaTACAACCGAATAAAAAAACCATAAGCATAAGTAGtaaagcaaagaaaaggaCGTGAAAGTAAAGGAAGTCATCGTGCAACACGATCACTCTAATCACTAGAAGGAAGCATTATTTGGTAGAAGCAGCGACGTTTGCAAGGATCAGTCAtcggttgttgttttccttctttattttttttataaaatattctcctgTATGTTTTAGTAGTGCCCGATACAATTGAAGATTGGTGAGGTTGGTTCCGGGgttttcacttcttttttttttactacccCCACTCAAAAAGAAGCCACCCATTACTGTGAATGTGAACTGATTGAAGCGGCGCCGTACATGGGCGAACAGTGGTATTGAGAAAGAGGAGGAGTATTTggaatacaaaaaaggaaaaaaacaaacacgcgaAAGCTCCATTTTAACCGTGTGCTTTTTCTCTGCACGGCAAATGTACATATTAAtgatagcaacaacaacaacaaaaaaaaaaaacaaacatttggtAAAGATAAGGATAGGAGGTGAGCAttaaaaggaaagagaaagcgGAGGAACGAAATGCACAGGAACAGGAGGGAGCACAATAAAACGCTGCAGGACGTGTGATGTGTGAACACTTAAAGGAGACGAAAACGAACGAGAAAGCGGATAAACGTAATGGACGTGCATTttgaaatggattttttgtagaattttcGAAACTGAATTAATAAACCAATCACCAAATGAGCGGTGTAAAATCAGTCAATCGGTGaagtaaataatgaaatagagaaacaaacacatacacacaaacacgagcAAAGAGAAGTGAAGGTAAAAGGAGCTAATACTGTGTAACACAATTAAGTAAACTATTGGACTGGATTTAAAATGGCCACAAAAGCAAGAATAGCGGAATAGAAGGAATGGAAGGCGATTGAGTTACTGGATGAGGgttttaatttgttgtttaCTTTTCCGTTGTCATTGGCTGTATTGTACGAAGGAGTTTTGTCCCTTATTGTAGGAAGTTTGATGAAGTTTATTGAACGGTAGTTGATAATGTGAAATTTGTCGTTAAACACTCTGCACACACACTTAATgctaaacattaaaaaaggtatgtgtgtttgtttgaattgaattacaaacaaattatgaaacaaaaaaaatgaaaaaatcagcaaaaaagaaaatccaaCTTTCATCAAGTGGATTAAGTGatatgatttgttttgttacacTACTACAGGCAAACAAGCTGTGAAGCgaatagtgttttttttgttgcctcaAACTGCAACTGAGTTTGTAACGAATTTAACGAAGTTTTTGTTCTGCTAATTTTGTCCCCATCGGAGAAGATGTAAAGTTATCTCAAACTCAATGGaagggagaggaaaaaacacaaacgaataaaacacacacatttgtaACTAATAAAGACGGAGAACGAAATGAAGTGAATCACGAAAGTGGAAAACCATTGATGGAACAGTTTGCATCATACTTGTAATGGCAGTAtatcaacacacaacacataaGCGAAACGTGAACACAACactaacaaacaacaaacaatggTCAAATTTAACGAGCAAGTGTGTAAAGAAGAGGGTCAAACCTGGAACTGAACGAACAAAACTAATGGATACAaatacaagaagaagaagaagaagaaaagaaggggagagagaagaaaacagtGCAGCAAATAAGtagtgaaacaaacaaaaaacgaaacaagaaaaatgaaaacgaaaaacaaaggtaaaaaataaaacaaaagtgaattaaaaaaaaaataatattttgtattttcacTTTGTGATTTCTGAAccatttgattgttttttcttttataaaaTGGTGGGTTTTTCCTGAATTGTAAACGTCATCGAGGAAGGAAGATTCCCTCTCTTCTTATCACGTCATTTCGTGCTTGTATGCGTGCGTTTTGTTACACTCTTATCAGCACACTCGTTCAATAGTCGTGTGCAAAACAGTGGCAAGTTGCAAGCACGGCTCAGTTATTTGTGAACATCCTCAGAAGAAAGTGTACAACCTTTGAAGCAACATGAAACATACAATCATTCTCATCAGCACGCTGTTTCTACTGACGATAACTGTATCAAGTGATTCGATTGAATCAGCATGCAAACAGTTCAACCGACAGATAAGTATCTATCGTCCCCAAGGAGTGGTGGTAAATCAACGCATGAGAAGAAATTTAGTTGGCCTCGAGATGGAGGTGTACATTAATCAAGAGGAACGATCGAACCCGATGTGTGACCTTTGCGCCAATGCTACGATGTCGGGTCGACGAAGAAAGCTGCTGCAGGTTAACAAGCCACATGTGCTGGTGCTTCCGGGCGATAACTTTCAGTACACGGTTACCAAACGCTACCGTAATGGGCTTCCGGCCCAATTGAGCTGTAAATTTAGAGTTAGTGGTGAGTTTGTCTTGGTGTTGAATCGATTCGCAGCAGCTAATGATACTCATCTCGTCTTTATTTTAGGTGATCGGATGATACATTCGCATCCAGCAGTACGCCATTGTCCAGAAAATGCTCCGCGGAGCAATGTAGTCCGTGAAATCAATTATGCCGCTGAAAAGCGCTTACTAGAGGACACAATTAACGAACTGCTAACAGCCTGTGAGGCTGCTGGAACAACCAAAATGCTTATCCTGCTGGGTAACTATCAGGACATTGAGTCGGAAAAGGCTCTGAAACGTTATGTGATAGGTCAGCTAGAATCACTACTTCCCTCGGTCGAATGGGACGGTACGGTAGAGAACGTGTACCGCTCAAATGGACGGTTCGTTTTTGAAGTTAAAACGGCACTGATGAAGCTGAAAATACTTCACCTCGTCCGAGGTGCTGAGGCAGCCGCAAGCATCGTGGATTATGACAAACAGGCCCGTTCGACGTACGATCGTGACGACTATTTTGATGAGGATTACGACGAGCATGAGAGTACGACGGGCGTAGTTGAAGTAATGTTTTAAGGCAGCAATAAAGTAGAGTAGGAAggcaatgcaaaaaaatgtatgagttttgttgtgtttttgagaCACTCGAATATTTTTCCCTAATTCTTTTACATGATTATAGTAGTAaggcaacattttcatttttcaatttttttattagaaaatgCTCCTGTATAACGAAACTGTTCAAAGGATCCACTGTAACGCCTGGTTGTATGCAATCTGCTGTACTATTTCTTCGTTAACTGTCTTTTCCCCTGGTGGTATGCAATGCGCATCATGTTCACCGATGGAGCACGTTCACAAAGCACGTGAAGGAGGCCGGCGACTCGCTTTCGTTGAGTTGAGTTCCTTCTGaatgtattttcgttctattaaggattttggtttgaaaaatgcatttaacacgaaaaaatagtacaaaaaaaaaattccatTATAATTCTCGTTGCAAGTGAAATGATATAAAAGGTTAAACATATATTGTTATTACAGAATTACAGCTTCAAGATACAGTTTTTGGTACGCACAGATATGCGCATGAAATTTTTCCAACAGTCGTTGTACGTCAATAACTGAGTCATCGAAGTTTACCCACCACTGATATGCTGAAGCTTGTCCACGATGACTCGTCGTTTGATTATATTTGTTCCGCGATTCGTACAATAGGAAGCGGTTTCATTGCTGCACAACGTAATCTGTACGGAAGATGCCACCACTACAGCCTCACACGTTCGATTGATTCTAGGAAAAAATCCCCATCATCTCCGTGCTCTTATCAGCAACCGGTCAAACAAACACCACTCTCTCCAATCTCTCGTAATCGTCACACAAACCGGCTGATCAAGCCAGACCGATCGCTCGCGCCTCATCCGCGCCAGTAACAGTGATCAGCTCGTACCGTGAAGATGGCTGGAGTAAACCGTAAGCATCATCTACTAGCAACGATT
Coding sequences within:
- the LOC120900002 gene encoding uncharacterized protein LOC120900002 isoform X2, with amino-acid sequence MPGLFPSRRIDGHDSGTESDGDLEQEDDLIQEHEMELSLSSRQDTVSPTDTACSSESPAFLGPPSSSSHLLAYDQNSSEEELEVINGGGGSGGCDLVEVGSVSGVPSRLSGLPILSNPHTDEETEEEEEEEEEEEDDVTEGIVDEVEEEDYVATPGAAPVGTTAAATISESTAGQCGGPGAMDTSGSIVRGREFMVIGPCGADEDDGEAEPLDDFAEELSSLTAIPQTTVAAATTVVPLASAPLATKLISSAATAGKRLGSVSSLLEKRKRSLAHNSDDEVRYLLEQQQPPNQQQQQQLPTHHHHHPLAHQYHHTLRHHHHHHHHLQHQQQQEELQPEEAAPLSAPVNFRTSPPLEALKPHRGHILQRSTTPLVLGEGCGAAGVAPTAPSGLRPSSGSSLSSLGGGTTGISGFYGTGSNSSCSGSNTSTTVGSCVGGGGGAGGLRFGLGRRPIGCDSPLTAVCHRNSTNPPPHHGGGTGSLGSGLSTTTTRTSSSSSSGAAASLSSAPASLVRLGAGSSPEPAGGGGSITTTTPLVTSMDVSRSVSPPAKMFHCAVSPRRRQPRHQQQRLQRPHRPCLDFDKMQQLKARSVTTWRHSNEHSGELSVFCW
- the LOC120900002 gene encoding AF4/FMR2 family member lilli isoform X3 codes for the protein MPPQRSMWDEVLTSLSSRQDTVSPTDTACSSESPAFLGPPSSSSHLLAYDQNSSEEELEVINGGGGSGGCDLVEVGSVSGVPSRLSGLPILSNPHTDEETEEEEEEEEEEEDDVTEGIVDEVEEEDYVATPGAAPVGTTAAATISESTAGQCGGPGAMDTSGSIVRGREFMVIGPCGADEDDGEAEPLDDFAEELSSLTAIPQTTVAAATTVVPLASAPLATKLISSAATAGKRLGSVSSLLEKRKRSLAHNSDDEVRYLLEQQQPPNQQQQQQLPTHHHHHPLAHQYHHTLRHHHHHHHHLQHQQQQEELQPEEAAPLSAPVNFRTSPPLEALKPHRGHILQRSTTPLVLGEGCGAAGVAPTAPSGLRPSSGSSLSSLGGGTTGISGFYGTGSNSSCSGSNTSTTVGSCVGGGGGAGGLRFGLGRRPIGCDSPLTAVCHRNSTNPPPHHGGGTGSLGSGLSTTTTRTSSSSSSGAAASLSSAPASLVRLGAGSSPEPAGGGGSITTTTPLVTSMDVSRSVSPPAKMFHCAVSPRRRQPRHQQQRLQRPHRPCLDFDKMQQLKARSVTTWRHSNEHSGELSVFCW
- the LOC120904056 gene encoding uncharacterized protein LOC120904056: MKHTIILISTLFLLTITVSSDSIESACKQFNRQISIYRPQGVVVNQRMRRNLVGLEMEVYINQEERSNPMCDLCANATMSGRRRKLLQVNKPHVLVLPGDNFQYTVTKRYRNGLPAQLSCKFRVSGDRMIHSHPAVRHCPENAPRSNVVREINYAAEKRLLEDTINELLTACEAAGTTKMLILLGNYQDIESEKALKRYVIGQLESLLPSVEWDGTVENVYRSNGRFVFEVKTALMKLKILHLVRGAEAAASIVDYDKQARSTYDRDDYFDEDYDEHESTTGVVEVMF
- the LOC120900002 gene encoding uncharacterized protein LOC120900002 isoform X1; protein product: MLKYLTHKLRTQSINDENQVNEKIDGHDSGTESDGDLEQEDDLIQEHEMELSLSSRQDTVSPTDTACSSESPAFLGPPSSSSHLLAYDQNSSEEELEVINGGGGSGGCDLVEVGSVSGVPSRLSGLPILSNPHTDEETEEEEEEEEEEEDDVTEGIVDEVEEEDYVATPGAAPVGTTAAATISESTAGQCGGPGAMDTSGSIVRGREFMVIGPCGADEDDGEAEPLDDFAEELSSLTAIPQTTVAAATTVVPLASAPLATKLISSAATAGKRLGSVSSLLEKRKRSLAHNSDDEVRYLLEQQQPPNQQQQQQLPTHHHHHPLAHQYHHTLRHHHHHHHHLQHQQQQEELQPEEAAPLSAPVNFRTSPPLEALKPHRGHILQRSTTPLVLGEGCGAAGVAPTAPSGLRPSSGSSLSSLGGGTTGISGFYGTGSNSSCSGSNTSTTVGSCVGGGGGAGGLRFGLGRRPIGCDSPLTAVCHRNSTNPPPHHGGGTGSLGSGLSTTTTRTSSSSSSGAAASLSSAPASLVRLGAGSSPEPAGGGGSITTTTPLVTSMDVSRSVSPPAKMFHCAVSPRRRQPRHQQQRLQRPHRPCLDFDKMQQLKARSVTTWRHSNEHSGELSVFCW